The window TGCTTCTGCGATCGCTCGTGGCGGCTTCCCCAACCGCTTAGTTAGAGATAGAGGCGCATTCGACTGATAATCACCAAACTTAGGATTACTAGCATTTACCAGCATAGGATCACATCCAGCATACTCACTGCCAAAGGCTGCAATCAAAGCCTGTTCAAATTTCTTTTTTAGTTGTTCTACCGTAGAATTCATTGAGCTTTTGTTGGGGATTTAACCGAGCGTTTCTTTCTCCTCCATACTACTAAGGTCTAGGTTCATACTCAAATCCAACCAAGTTGAGCGAGTAATTGGCGCACTGCTGGATATATAATCCACACCCGTTTCAGCAACTGCGCGAATAGTTTCCAAAGTGATATTACCTGAAGCCTCAATTTTGATGCGGTCATTGCTATCGCGAATCATCTCTACAGCTTGACGCATCATCTCCAACGGCATATTGTCCAGCATGATAATATCTGCCCCATACTGCAAAGCTTCTTTGACTTGGGCGAGTGTTTCCGTCTCCACCTCTATAGTTAATGGATAAGGCATTTGGGAACGGATGCGAGTAATAGCTTTTTCTATCCCTCCAGCCGCCTCAATGTGATTATCCTTAATCATCACCGCATCATCTAATCCCATTCGATGATTAGCCGCCCCTCCTACCTGAGTTGCGTACTTTTCCAACAGTCTTAATCCAGGGGTCGTTTTGCGAGTATCCACCAATTTTGTTGGTAAATCGGCTATTTGCTCAACATATTTGCGAGTTAATGTTGCAATTCCACTTAGTCGCATAGCTAAATTTAAAGCAACTCGTTCTCCCGTCAGCATGGCTTCCAGCGACCCGTGCATTTGTGCAACAACTTGTCCTCGCTGACAAACTTCGCCCTCGGCAGCGACACTCACAAAACTTAAATCTGAATTCAGCAGTTGGAATACTCGCCCAGCTAAAGGTAATCCTGCAATCACTCCAACTTCTTTAGCCGTCCACGAAGCTTGACCAGAACGAGATTCCCAGCCTAACAACCCTTGAGTTGTATGATCGCCCCGACCAATATCTTCTAGTAACCAGTTGTGGAGAAGTGGGTCTAGTACTATCCAGGGGGGTAAAACTGCGATCGCTTGTTTTAGTTGCTCAGTCAT of the Oculatellaceae cyanobacterium genome contains:
- the nadC gene encoding carboxylating nicotinate-nucleotide diphosphorylase; the protein is MTEQLKQAIAVLPPWIVLDPLLHNWLLEDIGRGDHTTQGLLGWESRSGQASWTAKEVGVIAGLPLAGRVFQLLNSDLSFVSVAAEGEVCQRGQVVAQMHGSLEAMLTGERVALNLAMRLSGIATLTRKYVEQIADLPTKLVDTRKTTPGLRLLEKYATQVGGAANHRMGLDDAVMIKDNHIEAAGGIEKAITRIRSQMPYPLTIEVETETLAQVKEALQYGADIIMLDNMPLEMMRQAVEMIRDSNDRIKIEASGNITLETIRAVAETGVDYISSSAPITRSTWLDLSMNLDLSSMEEKETLG